In Sphingobacterium thalpophilum, a genomic segment contains:
- a CDS encoding NAD(P)H-binding protein, translated as MKVAVIGSTGYVGSHLVKELVNRNYDVVAIARHIENIPSSEKVTKLQVDINDNNQLVSALKGVDVVVSAFNAGWTNPNLYEDFTKGALAIQQAVKDAGINRFIVIGGAGSLLVDGNRLVDSPDFPKEIKPGALAAADYLNTIRKEDQLTWTMFSPAIEMNSHAGGTRTGKYRTGLDAPVFDQDGRSRLSVEDLAVAIADEIENKQFVNKRFTAAY; from the coding sequence ATGAAAGTAGCAGTAATTGGATCCACAGGATACGTAGGATCTCATCTCGTAAAAGAATTGGTAAACCGTAACTATGACGTAGTCGCCATCGCCCGCCACATCGAAAATATTCCATCGAGTGAAAAAGTAACCAAACTCCAAGTAGATATCAATGATAATAATCAATTGGTTTCTGCGCTAAAAGGTGTTGATGTTGTTGTTTCGGCTTTCAATGCCGGATGGACCAACCCTAATCTATACGAAGATTTTACAAAAGGTGCATTGGCCATCCAACAGGCTGTTAAAGATGCCGGTATCAATCGTTTCATTGTTATTGGTGGTGCAGGAAGTTTATTGGTTGATGGAAATAGACTGGTCGATTCACCGGATTTTCCCAAAGAAATTAAACCTGGGGCATTAGCTGCAGCAGATTATCTGAATACCATCCGGAAAGAAGATCAACTTACCTGGACCATGTTTAGTCCTGCTATAGAAATGAATTCCCATGCTGGTGGAACTCGCACCGGAAAATACCGCACAGGCCTTGATGCTCCGGTATTTGATCAGGATGGTCGTTCTAGATTATCAGTAGAGGATCTTGCTGTAGCAATAGCAGACGAAATTGAGAACAAACAATTCGTCAATAAACGCTTTACAGCAGCGTATTAG
- a CDS encoding Rrf2 family transcriptional regulator, with the protein MLHNLRFATALHIMVLAQLEESNQWLSSEYIASSIQVNASVVRKEIASLKTASLLTSKEGKGGGIRINPENPTITLADIYISTKQTDFGGKFNNPNPACIVGKNINSKLQDLYQEVDTDIVQRLEKITLADFSKTFN; encoded by the coding sequence ATGTTACACAACTTGAGGTTCGCAACAGCATTACACATTATGGTTCTGGCACAGTTAGAAGAGTCAAATCAATGGCTTTCTTCTGAATATATTGCGTCAAGCATCCAGGTCAATGCAAGTGTGGTTCGCAAAGAAATTGCATCTCTCAAAACAGCATCTTTACTGACAAGTAAAGAAGGTAAGGGCGGCGGTATTCGCATAAATCCCGAGAATCCAACGATTACCTTGGCTGATATTTATATCAGCACCAAGCAAACCGATTTCGGCGGGAAATTTAACAATCCCAATCCGGCCTGTATTGTGGGCAAAAATATCAACTCCAAACTCCAGGATCTGTATCAGGAAGTCGACACTGATATTGTACAGCGTTTGGAAAAGATAACCCTGGCTGATTTTAGCAAAACATTTAATTAA
- a CDS encoding carboxypeptidase-like regulatory domain-containing protein, with protein MKILQTILSCLLITLMGGHLVAQEKTKGIIMELVSGEKIEAAQIQNLRTKAEVQTNRDGSFAIDANINDLLLIKAVGYEQDTVFIYDSSLRRIYLNRMNNVIELNEVVVERMTDSRLAAEIQREKTLGKYSDASQNRGGVRISPSRIFSKEGKQARSNHKLLVAELEKRAVDRKFTENLIKELTPLNGSDLALFKERFRPSYKFIQNSTQETLKVYIMDSYKKFNEKK; from the coding sequence ATGAAAATCTTACAAACGATTCTAAGCTGCTTACTTATTACACTAATGGGTGGACATCTTGTTGCACAGGAAAAAACCAAGGGGATTATTATGGAACTTGTCAGCGGTGAGAAAATTGAGGCTGCACAAATTCAAAATTTAAGAACCAAGGCTGAAGTACAGACCAATAGAGATGGCTCCTTTGCAATTGACGCCAATATTAACGACCTCTTGTTAATCAAGGCTGTGGGATATGAACAAGATACTGTCTTCATTTATGATAGCAGCTTACGCAGAATCTATTTGAACAGAATGAATAATGTTATCGAACTCAATGAAGTTGTCGTAGAACGGATGACAGACAGTAGACTTGCTGCTGAAATCCAGCGCGAGAAGACTTTAGGAAAGTATTCCGACGCAAGTCAAAACCGCGGCGGAGTGCGAATTTCTCCAAGCCGTATATTTAGCAAAGAGGGAAAACAGGCACGTTCAAATCACAAACTCCTCGTCGCAGAACTTGAGAAAAGAGCAGTTGATCGAAAATTCACCGAAAATCTGATCAAAGAATTGACTCCGCTCAATGGTTCAGATCTAGCCCTGTTTAAGGAAAGGTTTAGACCTTCCTATAAATTTATTCAAAACAGCACCCAAGAGACTCTGAAGGTCTATATCATGGATAGCTATAAAAAATTTAACGAGAAAAAATAA
- a CDS encoding M1 family metallopeptidase has protein sequence MMKRIALASLSLVALSYAYPAFAQEKTSNYSYTEAFAPLFFKNNGNEYRSAAGKPGPAYWQNAADYKIQASLNDQNDQITGSVEITYSNNSPDNMNYLWLQLDQNMFSQHGRGQLISPLTNSRYGDGNSTFDGGYQIQSVTDVNGNTIEHIINDTRMQLRLPAALKSKGGKITFKIKYQYTVPKYGADRTGILDTKNGKIYAIAQWFPRLCVYDDIRGWNTLPYTGPGEFYREFGNYQVEITTPANHMVVLGGELLNPQEVFTAEQLKRYQQAQRSDETVIIRSAEEVNAKNSRPDKKTLTWKYQLNNAQDIAWASSTAFILDGAKINLPSGKKSLALSAYPIESNSNNAWERSTEYTKAAIEIYSKSWFEYPYPVAVNVASNVGGMEYPALSFCGNQAKAGSLWGVTNHEFGHNWFPMIVASNEREHGWMDEGFNTFINELATKEFNNGEYYRNQASRSYIFTARNLEPIMSTPQNMKERNIGALVYYKPAYGLKLLRNEIIGPERFDYAFKKYIQEWAYKHPTPEDFFKAIENGAGENLNWFWRGWFVNNWQMDQGIKSVSYVNNEPKFGALVTVENLEKLPMPVIVEATTVSGKKIRKKLPVEIWERNDVWQFKIPTTEPLQSVQLDPDMVMPDKNPDNNSWKAN, from the coding sequence ATGATGAAAAGAATTGCACTGGCTTCTTTAAGCCTTGTTGCGTTGAGCTATGCTTACCCAGCCTTTGCACAGGAGAAAACATCCAATTACAGCTATACAGAGGCCTTTGCACCCTTGTTTTTTAAAAATAATGGCAATGAATATCGTTCCGCAGCCGGAAAACCGGGCCCTGCCTACTGGCAAAATGCAGCCGACTATAAAATTCAGGCTTCCCTGAACGATCAAAATGATCAAATTACAGGATCTGTCGAGATTACCTATAGCAACAATAGTCCAGACAATATGAACTATCTGTGGTTACAATTAGATCAAAATATGTTTTCACAACATGGCCGCGGTCAATTGATCTCCCCCTTGACCAACAGCCGTTACGGTGATGGCAACTCAACTTTTGATGGTGGATATCAGATACAATCTGTTACGGATGTAAACGGAAATACGATCGAACATATTATTAACGATACCCGCATGCAGCTTCGACTTCCTGCTGCGTTAAAGAGCAAGGGCGGAAAAATAACTTTTAAGATTAAATACCAATACACAGTTCCTAAATACGGTGCGGACCGTACAGGTATACTTGACACAAAAAACGGAAAAATCTATGCCATTGCACAATGGTTTCCAAGACTGTGTGTCTATGACGACATTAGAGGTTGGAATACCCTTCCTTATACAGGACCGGGAGAGTTCTATCGTGAATTCGGAAATTACCAGGTTGAGATCACTACCCCGGCAAACCACATGGTTGTATTGGGTGGTGAATTGTTAAACCCACAGGAAGTATTTACAGCTGAGCAACTCAAGCGATACCAACAGGCACAACGCAGCGACGAAACCGTGATCATCCGCTCCGCCGAAGAAGTTAACGCAAAAAACTCCAGGCCTGACAAGAAAACCTTAACCTGGAAATATCAACTTAATAATGCGCAAGACATTGCTTGGGCGTCCTCTACGGCATTTATATTAGATGGTGCGAAGATCAATCTACCGAGTGGAAAAAAATCCCTCGCGTTGTCAGCCTATCCAATTGAAAGTAACAGTAACAATGCCTGGGAACGCTCGACAGAATACACCAAAGCTGCAATTGAAATCTATTCAAAAAGCTGGTTTGAGTATCCTTACCCTGTAGCGGTCAATGTAGCCTCTAACGTCGGTGGAATGGAATATCCAGCCTTGTCGTTCTGTGGCAATCAGGCCAAAGCAGGCTCACTTTGGGGTGTTACCAACCACGAGTTTGGTCACAATTGGTTCCCAATGATTGTCGCATCCAACGAACGTGAACATGGATGGATGGATGAAGGGTTCAATACATTTATTAACGAACTCGCAACAAAAGAATTCAACAATGGCGAATATTACCGTAATCAGGCGAGCAGATCGTACATCTTTACTGCCCGTAATCTTGAACCGATCATGAGTACCCCGCAAAACATGAAAGAACGTAATATTGGTGCTTTGGTCTACTATAAGCCAGCTTATGGACTGAAATTATTGCGAAACGAAATCATCGGTCCTGAACGTTTCGATTACGCCTTTAAAAAGTATATCCAAGAATGGGCTTACAAACACCCTACTCCGGAGGATTTCTTCAAAGCCATTGAAAATGGTGCTGGTGAAAACCTAAACTGGTTCTGGCGCGGGTGGTTTGTCAACAACTGGCAAATGGACCAAGGTATAAAATCGGTATCCTATGTCAACAACGAGCCAAAATTTGGCGCACTTGTCACCGTGGAAAATCTCGAAAAATTACCGATGCCAGTTATTGTTGAAGCTACAACCGTATCGGGCAAGAAGATTCGAAAAAAACTACCAGTGGAAATCTGGGAAAGAAACGACGTATGGCAATTTAAAATTCCGACCACAGAGCCACTGCAATCTGTACAGTTAGATCCTGACATGGTCATGCCGGACAAGAACCCAGACAATAATTCGTGGAAAGCAAATTAG
- a CDS encoding ArsC family reductase codes for MLQVYGIKNCNTVKKALTWLEDNNVPFQFHDFKKEGVSVDKLKEWEKQVDWQALVNKKGTTWKKLSPETQEQVIDSDSANKVLQENTSMIKRPVIEYNKGILLGFNEAEYVTNLK; via the coding sequence ATGCTACAGGTATACGGTATCAAAAATTGTAACACAGTAAAAAAAGCACTTACATGGTTGGAAGACAATAATGTTCCCTTTCAATTTCATGACTTCAAAAAAGAAGGCGTCAGTGTGGATAAATTAAAAGAATGGGAAAAACAAGTAGACTGGCAGGCTCTAGTGAATAAAAAGGGAACTACATGGAAAAAGTTATCTCCGGAAACTCAAGAGCAAGTCATTGACAGTGATAGTGCCAATAAAGTACTTCAGGAAAATACAAGTATGATTAAACGTCCTGTTATTGAATACAACAAAGGTATATTACTCGGTTTTAATGAAGCAGAGTACGTAACAAATTTAAAATAG
- the fbaA gene encoding class II fructose-bisphosphate aldolase, producing the protein MSLKDFKGVLTGDQVQELFEVAKKHKFALPAVNIIGTNSINAVMETAKAVNSPVIIQLSNGGAQFYAGKTLNNDNLQACVLGAVSAAQHVHLLAEHYGVAVILHTDHAAKKLLPWIDGLLDAGEKFFAQHGKPLFSSHMLDLSEEPIEENIEISAKYLARMKPLGMTVEIELGVTGGEEDGVDNSDVDSSKLYTQPEEVAYAFEELSKVSDKFTVAAAFGNVHGVYKPGNVKLQPVILHNSQEYIREKYNLTAEKPVNFVFHGGSGSSPEEIAEAISYGAIKMNIDTDMQWAFWDGVRAYEAKNHDYLQGQIGNPEGADSPNKKYYDPRVWLRKGEETFVARLKEAFADLNAVDVNSKL; encoded by the coding sequence ATGAGCCTAAAAGATTTTAAAGGTGTATTGACAGGAGATCAAGTACAAGAGTTGTTTGAGGTTGCGAAGAAACATAAGTTTGCTTTGCCTGCGGTAAACATTATCGGAACAAACTCTATCAATGCGGTTATGGAAACTGCGAAAGCAGTAAATTCTCCTGTAATTATTCAATTGTCAAATGGTGGAGCGCAATTCTACGCTGGTAAAACCTTAAACAACGATAATTTACAAGCTTGCGTATTGGGAGCGGTATCTGCAGCACAACATGTTCATTTATTAGCTGAGCATTATGGTGTAGCAGTTATTCTGCATACAGATCACGCAGCTAAGAAACTTTTACCTTGGATCGACGGTTTGTTGGACGCTGGCGAGAAATTCTTTGCGCAACATGGAAAACCATTGTTCTCTTCTCACATGTTGGATTTATCGGAAGAGCCAATTGAAGAAAATATTGAGATTTCCGCTAAATACTTAGCGCGTATGAAACCACTTGGTATGACAGTGGAGATCGAGCTGGGTGTTACAGGTGGTGAAGAAGACGGTGTTGACAACTCGGATGTGGATAGCTCAAAACTGTATACCCAACCAGAAGAGGTTGCCTACGCTTTTGAAGAATTGTCTAAAGTATCTGACAAATTTACAGTGGCAGCTGCATTTGGTAATGTTCATGGTGTTTACAAACCAGGTAATGTGAAATTGCAACCAGTTATATTACATAATTCTCAAGAATATATTCGTGAGAAATATAATCTTACTGCTGAGAAGCCCGTAAACTTCGTATTCCACGGTGGTTCTGGTTCTTCTCCGGAAGAAATTGCAGAAGCGATTTCATACGGTGCGATCAAAATGAACATTGATACGGATATGCAATGGGCTTTCTGGGATGGTGTAAGAGCTTATGAAGCGAAAAACCATGATTATTTGCAAGGTCAGATCGGTAATCCAGAAGGAGCTGATTCTCCAAATAAAAAATATTACGATCCACGCGTTTGGTTACGTAAAGGTGAAGAAACGTTTGTTGCTCGTCTGAAAGAAGCATTCGCTGATTTGAATGCAGTAGACGTTAATAGCAAACTATAA
- a CDS encoding head GIN domain-containing protein: MKFLGVSVILLLIAQMGFGQVKQNVGDFSSVVATDKIQVELIKSDESLVTFEGQNHENVKVVNTNGSLVLKMNTLNMLQGGNISVKVYYKSLNNVEAKKGAKVFATTNNPVAADHLKVYASEGGLVDLYTAVKTAEIKVTSGATIALYGKANKQEIISNFGGKYEGKDFKTSITTVTVNGGGKADVYVTDSIETKTRGGGVIDVYGKPEQRVEKKMAGGTVNFK, from the coding sequence ATGAAATTTTTAGGAGTCAGTGTAATTCTTTTATTAATTGCCCAAATGGGGTTTGGGCAGGTGAAGCAAAATGTTGGCGATTTTTCTTCGGTTGTAGCGACGGACAAGATTCAGGTGGAGTTGATTAAATCCGACGAGTCCTTGGTGACGTTTGAAGGACAGAACCATGAGAATGTTAAGGTAGTCAACACAAATGGATCCTTGGTTTTGAAAATGAATACGTTGAATATGCTGCAAGGGGGGAATATATCTGTGAAGGTATATTACAAGAGTTTGAACAATGTGGAAGCAAAAAAAGGAGCTAAGGTATTTGCAACTACAAATAATCCAGTTGCTGCTGACCACTTAAAAGTATATGCTTCAGAAGGGGGGCTGGTCGATCTCTATACAGCGGTAAAAACAGCTGAAATTAAGGTGACCTCAGGGGCTACAATCGCTTTGTATGGAAAGGCAAATAAACAGGAGATCATTTCAAACTTTGGCGGCAAATATGAAGGAAAAGATTTTAAGACGAGTATCACGACGGTCACTGTGAATGGTGGTGGTAAAGCAGATGTTTATGTTACTGATTCCATCGAAACCAAAACACGTGGTGGCGGTGTCATTGATGTCTATGGAAAACCAGAACAACGTGTAGAAAAGAAAATGGCCGGAGGAACAGTCAACTTTAAATAA
- a CDS encoding sterol desaturase family protein has protein sequence MAKRNYVSNSTESTRMFKNDFLESLTKVHWSVPLIFYVPVVVFFSYKALVWGEISFLTYIGYFIFGLAFWTAFEYALHRWVFHFHPTSEWGKRIAFIFHGVHHDYPRDRMRLVMPLSASIPLALLVYLGFTLFFSNEFILACFFSGFMVGYLIYDECHYAMHHANFKSGIFKRIKQHHMLHHYSDPEKGFGVSSSLWDEILRSGFEEKEPKKDSTSLKEEKA, from the coding sequence ATGGCAAAGCGTAATTATGTTTCAAATTCTACGGAATCTACGCGCATGTTCAAGAATGACTTTTTAGAGTCTTTGACGAAAGTGCATTGGAGTGTACCTTTGATTTTCTATGTACCCGTGGTTGTTTTCTTTTCGTATAAAGCGCTAGTTTGGGGAGAGATTTCCTTTTTAACCTACATTGGGTATTTTATTTTTGGTTTAGCTTTTTGGACTGCTTTTGAATATGCATTACATCGTTGGGTGTTTCATTTTCATCCGACATCGGAATGGGGAAAGCGAATCGCTTTTATTTTCCATGGTGTGCATCATGATTACCCAAGAGACCGTATGCGTTTGGTGATGCCGTTGTCAGCGAGTATTCCACTAGCTCTGTTGGTGTATCTTGGTTTTACATTGTTTTTTTCGAATGAGTTTATCTTAGCCTGTTTTTTTTCAGGTTTTATGGTGGGGTATTTGATCTATGACGAATGTCATTACGCGATGCACCATGCTAATTTTAAAAGCGGTATTTTCAAACGGATCAAGCAGCACCATATGTTGCACCATTATTCTGATCCAGAAAAAGGTTTTGGAGTAAGTTCTTCCTTATGGGATGAAATTTTACGCTCAGGTTTCGAAGAAAAGGAACCCAAAAAAGATTCTACTTCCTTAAAAGAAGAAAAAGCATAA
- a CDS encoding group III truncated hemoglobin, with translation MKQDIQTLDDIKVLVDQFYTTIRNDTLLGPIFKERIQDNWAMHLEKMYSFWQTILLDEHRYFGSPFPPHINLPIDAQHFGQWLKLFEATVDGLYSGQKAEEAKWRAQKMAQMFQFKLEYLHANPNKKPLI, from the coding sequence ATGAAACAAGATATTCAAACACTCGATGACATTAAAGTATTAGTAGATCAATTTTATACGACGATACGTAACGATACTTTGCTCGGACCTATTTTTAAAGAAAGAATCCAAGACAATTGGGCAATGCATCTTGAAAAGATGTATAGTTTCTGGCAGACTATCCTACTGGATGAACATCGTTATTTTGGCAGCCCCTTTCCACCTCATATTAATTTACCCATTGATGCGCAACATTTTGGTCAATGGCTCAAATTATTCGAAGCAACAGTAGATGGCTTATACAGTGGACAAAAGGCCGAAGAAGCCAAATGGCGTGCGCAGAAAATGGCCCAAATGTTTCAGTTCAAACTGGAATACCTGCATGCCAACCCCAACAAGAAACCATTGATCTAA
- a CDS encoding biopolymer transporter ExbD — protein sequence MAELNQKMQETGKKKIRSRKMAPKVDLTAMVDLAFLLITFFMLTTTLNKPSAMDIAMPDKSKSDVESSVLIDENRTATLILGEGKFMWYHGDFKKPISSSKVPVDIEKGLSGVIAQLKAKISTMPNTKDMIVLIKPSKEARTKDIIQTIDQLKGQHIARYVISKTQIEEEKQLLAIIQ from the coding sequence ATGGCAGAATTAAACCAAAAAATGCAAGAAACGGGAAAGAAAAAAATAAGAAGCAGAAAAATGGCTCCTAAAGTAGATTTAACAGCCATGGTAGACCTCGCATTTCTTCTCATTACATTCTTTATGTTGACCACAACATTAAATAAACCATCTGCAATGGATATCGCCATGCCGGACAAAAGTAAATCAGATGTAGAAAGTTCGGTTCTTATTGATGAAAACCGCACGGCGACGCTCATTCTTGGCGAAGGAAAATTCATGTGGTATCATGGGGATTTCAAAAAACCGATCAGCTCTTCAAAAGTACCGGTAGATATCGAGAAAGGGCTCTCAGGCGTTATTGCACAGTTAAAAGCTAAGATAAGCACTATGCCCAATACAAAGGACATGATTGTACTGATCAAGCCTAGCAAAGAAGCGCGCACAAAAGATATTATTCAGACGATAGATCAATTGAAGGGCCAGCATATCGCACGTTATGTGATCAGTAAAACGCAAATCGAAGAAGAAAAGCAATTGCTCGCTATAATCCAGTAA
- a CDS encoding winged helix-turn-helix domain-containing protein has protein sequence MAFVAFDMTGTDDFDSARREVLLRRIGDELLTQSGDSRSRVLPVEKIQENEYRIRFENEITFKPDSLVSTIQRLLVNDPLARDYVVNVLNCGNSSVAYGYAISHNKKDDIIACRGRVQPKGCYMINIKFKPSGINTAANNYFLGIVLFLAFAGFFFLKSDRRRSIVLDDQNNSILTFGAVLFNPQEREMIINENTIDLTGTETRLLHILALSPNQTIARTRLQKEIWEDEGIIVGRSLDMFISKLRKKLEFDPNIKITVIRGKGYKLEVSS, from the coding sequence ATGGCCTTTGTTGCTTTTGATATGACTGGCACAGACGATTTTGATAGCGCTAGGAGGGAAGTTTTGCTTAGGAGGATAGGAGATGAACTGCTTACGCAGTCGGGAGACAGTAGATCAAGGGTACTTCCGGTAGAAAAGATTCAAGAAAATGAATATCGGATCAGGTTTGAGAATGAAATCACCTTTAAACCAGACTCATTGGTGAGTACTATTCAGCGGCTGTTGGTCAATGATCCTCTTGCCCGTGATTATGTCGTTAATGTACTCAACTGTGGCAATTCGAGTGTAGCTTATGGATATGCTATTTCCCATAATAAAAAAGATGATATTATTGCTTGTAGAGGTAGAGTGCAACCTAAAGGATGTTACATGATCAATATTAAATTTAAACCGAGCGGGATAAATACAGCAGCGAATAACTATTTTCTTGGTATCGTGTTGTTTTTAGCATTTGCTGGATTCTTTTTTTTGAAATCGGATCGGAGGCGAAGCATTGTGTTAGACGATCAAAATAACAGTATTTTAACCTTTGGGGCCGTTTTGTTTAATCCGCAGGAGCGAGAAATGATCATTAATGAAAACACCATAGATCTCACTGGAACGGAAACCCGTTTGTTACATATTTTAGCCTTGTCTCCTAATCAAACGATAGCGCGAACACGGCTGCAAAAAGAAATTTGGGAAGATGAGGGAATTATTGTTGGGCGCAGTTTAGATATGTTTATATCAAAACTTAGAAAAAAATTGGAGTTTGATCCGAATATCAAAATTACGGTTATACGTGGTAAAGGATATAAACTTGAGGTAAGTTCTTAA
- a CDS encoding IS1182 family transposase, which translates to MPSQRATFKPYYQDQIMAIPPTLDELVSKGHPVRIVNDVINRINIQSLLDAYKIKGCSSYHPQMLLKVLVFGYVSNVYSSRKLETACRENINFMWLSGMSYPDHNTINRFRGVRLKEALRCVFEEVVKLLSEEGLLSIEDVYTDGTKIEANANKYTFVWKKAIQTNKEKMKAALKDIWEYAQSIAKAEDNLPEPPDLTTIDREKVQATVDNLNRVLSDKPSVSKKMRAKLRYATKNYPAKIVQYEEQEVTLGDRNSYSKTDPDATFMRMKEDHMKNGQLKPGYNIQISTSNQYIVNYTIHPNPTDTTTLPGHLAQHEASFGEILKTITADAGYGSQENYALLEGKNIGAYVKYGMFDKEQKKSYSGKKPFSVDKLHYNPAKDCYICPMGQEMNCIGLFTQKTSTGFEQKIKRYQAKNCTNCPLNGACHKSQGNRIIQINEQLEAYKDRAYGLLNSDVGIAKRKQRCHDVEPVFGNIKQNHGFRRFMLRGKEKVSIEWGLLAIAQNLRKKAA; encoded by the coding sequence ATGCCATCTCAAAGAGCTACTTTTAAGCCTTACTATCAGGACCAGATCATGGCCATTCCTCCAACTTTGGACGAACTGGTGTCCAAAGGTCATCCGGTACGTATCGTTAACGATGTAATCAACCGGATCAACATCCAGTCCCTATTGGACGCTTATAAGATAAAAGGCTGCTCCAGTTATCATCCGCAGATGTTGTTGAAAGTTTTGGTGTTTGGCTACGTAAGCAATGTCTACAGCAGTCGCAAATTGGAAACGGCGTGCCGGGAGAACATCAATTTCATGTGGCTGAGCGGCATGAGCTATCCCGACCACAATACCATCAACAGATTTCGAGGCGTTCGTTTGAAAGAAGCACTTCGTTGTGTATTTGAAGAAGTTGTCAAACTCCTGTCCGAAGAAGGTCTGCTGAGTATAGAAGATGTTTACACCGATGGCACCAAGATTGAAGCCAATGCTAACAAATACACCTTTGTCTGGAAAAAAGCTATCCAGACCAATAAGGAGAAGATGAAAGCTGCCTTAAAAGATATTTGGGAATACGCCCAAAGTATCGCCAAAGCAGAGGACAACCTTCCGGAACCTCCCGATCTGACAACAATTGACCGCGAAAAAGTTCAGGCTACTGTCGATAACCTGAACCGGGTCTTGTCCGATAAACCTTCGGTAAGCAAGAAGATGAGGGCAAAGTTGCGCTATGCGACTAAAAACTACCCGGCCAAGATTGTTCAATATGAAGAGCAGGAAGTAACGCTTGGAGATAGAAATAGTTATAGCAAGACAGATCCCGATGCTACTTTTATGCGCATGAAAGAGGATCATATGAAAAATGGCCAGCTCAAACCAGGTTATAACATTCAGATATCTACTTCCAATCAATACATCGTCAATTACACCATACATCCCAACCCCACAGATACCACAACGCTACCCGGTCATCTGGCACAACATGAGGCGAGCTTTGGGGAAATACTGAAAACCATTACCGCAGATGCTGGCTATGGCAGCCAGGAGAACTATGCGTTACTAGAAGGGAAAAACATTGGGGCCTATGTGAAATATGGTATGTTTGACAAGGAGCAGAAAAAGAGTTATTCGGGCAAGAAGCCATTCTCCGTTGATAAACTACATTATAACCCTGCAAAAGATTGCTATATCTGTCCAATGGGACAGGAAATGAACTGCATAGGTCTATTTACACAAAAGACCTCCACAGGTTTCGAGCAAAAAATAAAAAGATATCAGGCAAAAAACTGCACAAACTGCCCATTGAACGGTGCTTGCCACAAATCACAGGGCAATAGAATCATCCAGATAAATGAACAGCTTGAGGCTTATAAAGACAGAGCATACGGATTGCTTAACAGCGATGTCGGTATAGCCAAAAGAAAACAGCGATGTCACGATGTCGAACCAGTCTTTGGAAACATAAAACAGAACCACGGGTTCCGAAGATTTATGCTCCGCGGTAAGGAAAAAGTGTCCATAGAATGGGGTTTATTGGCTATAGCGCAAAATCTAAGGAAAAAAGCAGCTTAA
- a CDS encoding RNA polymerase sigma factor: MTNKENFEIIYKEYAPAIRKLCLSYTGDRDNAEDLIQETFITVWKKLDSFRNDAILSTWIYRIAINNCLTSMRKKHQHLKKMTDTSCIDIPEDSSNEKIQQIDLLYKCISKLKEADRVLITLVLDEKPYEQIAEITGITENNLRVKIHRIKKELTEIFHKYARL, translated from the coding sequence ATGACCAACAAAGAAAACTTTGAGATTATTTACAAAGAATATGCGCCGGCCATCCGCAAGTTATGCCTCAGTTATACCGGAGACCGAGATAATGCAGAAGATTTAATCCAAGAGACCTTCATTACTGTATGGAAAAAACTCGACAGTTTTCGCAACGATGCCATATTAAGCACCTGGATCTACAGAATAGCGATCAATAATTGCTTGACGAGTATGCGAAAAAAACATCAGCATTTAAAAAAAATGACCGACACAAGCTGCATCGATATACCAGAGGATTCATCGAATGAAAAAATACAGCAGATTGATCTGCTGTACAAATGTATCAGCAAGCTGAAAGAAGCTGATAGAGTACTGATCACATTGGTATTAGATGAAAAACCTTATGAGCAAATAGCAGAAATTACGGGAATTACAGAGAATAATCTCCGTGTAAAAATCCATAGAATTAAAAAGGAATTAACCGAAATTTTCCATAAATATGCAAGACTTTAA